The genomic region ggaTGGAATTGAATGTttctgctgtaaccaagaagcttgatcattacatctagccacttagctagcaagttagcaaaccaaatacATAGCCGGAGCCCTGAGCTGGATATAGATTTCATATAGTTATACTTATACTTATAAGCAGTGGTGTAGCACGCACCCCCGGAGCTGCTACAGTTTTAATGGTATTGAAAATCATACCTTTGATATTTCGAAATACCTCGGTATACATTATAAATGGTATGTCGCCCAAACCTAACGTCTAGTATGGAATCTGCCATTCATGCCACACCTCGCCAGTCCCCACTATGAATAAGTAATATATCAGTCACCCAAGCCACGGACTGTTTACCTGGCTACCGTCTAGCAGATGgaatcagtacaggtgcatcagatCCAAGACCGAGAGACTAagaaacagcttctattaccaggatatcagactgttgaacagacATCGCTAGCCGTCtatcaggtcacacacacacacacacacacacacacacacacacacacacacacacacacacacacacacacacacaaaacgctGCTGTCCCATGTCAGAGACATTGAACCACTGGACACTTCCTGTTTCACACTGAGTATTTAAATACTGTATTCCCGACATAACGCATTCTAATATTCATACAACTGTACTTTGTATTTAGttacactgtttatacacactgcatatttatttatatactggATTCTTGACATTGCTCACTAATATATCTACTGATGTACTTATCATTGATATCTACTGATGTACATATCATTATCCCGGTGTACATACATATAGATTGCATTTTTATTACTGTTACAGTGCTATTTGAGTTGTTAATTGGATTCATCCTGACGTTCTTGATTGCTTATTGTAACTTGTttactctttaattatttgtgtaCTTATTTGACATTATACTGCATCATTTGGAGCTAGTAatacaagcattttgctgcacccactataacatctgctaaactgtgtacgcaaccaataaacATTGATGACTTTTTTAAATGATAAATTAATAGTGAATACTAATACACTAGTAATAATGCTACTAAAAGTGGTTTTCTCTGTAGGGTTTTACAATGAGCAAATTAAACACCATGGGCCaatttcccagacacagattaagagTCTTGGACTAAAAAGCACAAGTCTTAATTTGTGTCCAGGAAAGTGGCCCTAGTGCGGAATCGGTATATCACAACATCCCCACTATCACTATGAGTAAGTGTAACAAACAAATCATAAGTATCTCTAAAACTGTGGCTTCTTTAAAATACTTCTCCCTTCTATCTCAGGAAAATGTGTTTACTGAATGTTTTTCAAACCAGGACCAGGATACAGTATGTGCTCCGGTGCATCAGGCATTTATAACAACTACATAACAATCATATAACATACATGTATACCAACTGTAGATACTGCCGTGCCATTGGTTAGTAAGTAGTATGCTTCAGTCATGATGTGCCAATATGTGTCTGTCAGATGGTAACTGCTAATCTGACTGATTATAAATGTGTTCCCATTATATTGATCTCTAACTTCAATCTTAGCATTGGCTAAAGAACCTAGAAAAGCATTCCTTTGTCAATTTATTTAACTAATATTGTGGAGCCTTATGCAAGTATGCGGGAgaaactatgtagctagctagccgtCAAGCACAACAATTACTGCAAAGCTAGGCATGTAGTTACATTATAGGCTATTTCAGTGAGATACTATTTTATTTCAAGCCAGTGAACCATAGCTTTCAGTAAGTAGCCTATGAGTTATTATTCTTTTTACACGAAGATTGAAATAGACCAATCTCAGAAAACAGTGATTTATTTGTCCTATTGATGAGTGGGCTTGGCTAGCCAAATTACGTTAGCTTATCTGCAACACATTTTCAAGAGGGCCTTGACTGGCATTCTGCAGCCGTAGTTGTCATGAATTGGGTTTCAAAATAAAGGTTTCTGCCATACACCACATATGAGTTTAGGGGGTTTGATCTTTCAATCTCTTGAATGCAGTACAATTTATTATGAGCCGAAGAATTACACTGGTACCTTACCTTCTTGATATTATAGATGCGAGTGAGCATTCCGATGCCCCTGTCGTTCAAAATGGTAAATTTCTCGGCCAGTTTTTGCTGGCCAGGTTGGAGCGAGCCGCGCGACAGTGTTGCCGACATAGCTACTGATTCTTATAAAATATTTGTTGTAGAATTGCTGCTGCGTTTTGTTTGTTGTGAAAATAGTGACACTCCAGTGCTACAATGTTACAATTCGCCCATTATGTGGGTGGAGCGGTTTCGCCAATCCCCACTCCTCTATCCCGTCGCGGTTTTTACTAGGTGTTGTCCTATTTTACGAAAACGAGGCTGACAGGCTGTTTCCTGCAATCCAAATGCACGTCACGTGACCCGCATTTTATTATAGGGAAGGAATATGGGCCTATATGTAGGCGGCTACACCCACGACAAAATAGTTCTCAAGTATTTGATCCTACATTGAAGGCCTACATTACAAAGGCAACAATAAAGTGTGGCTGGATGTCTCAATGTGAATATTTTATATTAATGTCCTAAATCCTCAGTTATGTTTGACCATTATGATGACAGCATGTAAAATAGACTTTGAAATACTATACCACTGCACCAAACTGAATAGCCTatgggacgcacacacacacacacacacacacacacacacacacacacacgcttcatGATGGCATCATGTGATAGTGACATCTGTGATGCCTAGAAAAAGACTCTGGTCCCCCATAAAGGCTGAGTGACTAATCTGAGTTCTCAATTTTCAAGTTGGAGTTGACAAAACCTCCCCATCAACATGCAGGAGTCCATTTGAAGCAGAAGCTTGGCACTGTGATCATTACATCCTATGGAGTAGCCTAGACTGGAAGAGCGGCAGACCAATCTAACACTGGATTCTTTTTTTCTCCTTTGCTTTGTTTTGAGAAGACAAAGGAGATGCAGTCTCTTGCCCAGGAAATCAAGACATTTTCGAAGACCAATTTGAGAAAGCAATGCACCCGCGTGACGACGTTGAGCGGCAGGAGGATTATTGAGACATGGAAAGGATCGACTATACATGTTGTAGAGGATAAAAGTCAGCCTGAGACAGCATGCGGCTATGTACAGGACAACAGCTGGGACGTACAAGTTGGAGTTATTAAACCTTATTTACTATTAGGTGAGTGGATGTCGATGAGATATGTGTTATTGACAGGGGATAATTGACAGGtgcctacacagacacacatactgtagctgtcagtATGATATGAGGCCTTACGTTTTCCGTTTGTTGTCTCTGAGACGGAGTCTACTGGATTATTGCATGTAAACACATTTAATTTCCCCCCTATAGACAGTTTAAACTCATGTttttgaaaaaacaacaacatctttATCATTATTGAAGTAAATATCCTAAAAATATCTATGCTCAGTTAATAATATTTCAATTTAAAACAATTTCTTACAGGCTTTCAATTTGATGGTTGTTTTTTCTTGTTGTAGGCTCACAAGATGCTGCACATGACTTTGGCACTTTGAGAAAATATAAggtattgttttatttaatagAGATAAGCTTTATATTTAACACAATTTTCTGTCTTGTTTTGGTGTTTCATAGATGTTCTTCTTCCATTTCAGGTGTCCCACATTTTGAATGTAGCCTACGGTGTTGAAAACGCATTTCCAGACCTGTTCATTTATAAAACACTGAGCATTCTGGATGTTCCTGATACTGACATAACATCCTACTTCCAAGAGTGCTCAAAATTCATAGACCAAGCAAATGCAGAGGTAAGTAGTATGTGTTTTCACAACATTGTAGGCTAATGTAGTCTAATTGGGGGCTGCAATATCCAGTTTCCTTTTCTTTTTCAATTTATGCTTTAATACCGTATCTTTCACTGCATTCATCTTACCTGACAGTTTCAACATTCCTACTCATCATGAAAGATGACACATCATGAAAGATGTTTTATATCAAGGAGAAactatgcagtcactttacccctacctatatgtacaaattaccttgcctaacctgtacccccgcacattgattcGGTGCcggcacccctgtatatagcctcgttattgttatttttcactttcgtttatttagtaaatgttttcttaactccatttattgaactgcattgttggttaagggcttgtaagtaagcatttcacggtaaggtctacctgttgtattcggcgcatgtgacaaatacaatttgatttgataatcacttttgctctatacagtacatactgtaggcaCAATTACTTTACTTTAATAGTAATTTCTTTGAGTGTTCAAGTTGATGACCTGGCATATATATGATACTGGACAGCAGTGAGCCAATGCAAggcctccctccctaccagtagGTATCTAGGCATCCTCCCTACCTCTGTATCCACACTGTAGTAAATAATACAGGGCTGAGTTTTCACCATGCATAATTTAGCATGTTGTAGAAAGATCTTATCACTAGTGGCCCTTTGTTTGCTATACAACCTTTTACCAAATCGCTGTGCCTATCACGCAACAACCTGACACTGTCACATGTTGCAAATTCACCAAAGGTTTATGATTACAATGACTGGTCCTATTGGAAATAAGTTTCCACTCTCTGTTGAATGGAGGTCAGTGGCTCTTTTTACTTCCCTATGTAATCTGGGATACCATGCAGGGGTAACTCCAACTGCCTAATCAAAGCATCCATGTTGCCTTTAGCTAAGTGGGAGAATAACTTTATCACCTTATAGCTTGTAATTTTCCCATTATGTGTGATTAGCATAAAAGTATTTTATTAGATTGACCTGTGTGAATTGAAGACATTGGATTCAAATTTAAAGCACCCGAGCACATCAGGTCTCATGCTTTGGACTGGAAAGCACTAAACTGACATAAGGCATCATATTCCCCCAAAACAGTTCTTACCCCAGGACACTTCAACAGGTTTCCTGGGGTAAGgaacacattttttaaaattaagtCCCTCAGTTGACCACCTGATTACTTTTATGTTCAAGCTGGGCTGAAGTGTGTTTGTGCACATTCTAATAACATAAGGCTTGTTTCTCTCGTCTTCCCCCTCAGAAAGGAGTTGTGTTGGTTCACTGCAATTCTGGAGTCTCGAGGTCAGCCTCGGTCGTCATTGGGTACCTGATGTCCACAGAAGGAAAGCCTTTCAATGATGCGTTTACCTTGGTGAAATCGGCTCGGCCAGCCACGTGCCCAAACCCAGGGTTTCTTGAACAGTTGAAAGGTTTCAAACCGAAAGGGGGCATAGAAGCAAATGGTGTGGGCTATGCTTGAGCaacaacagcaacacctccaGGGCCAGAGTAATGCATTTCATCATCAGCCACTGTTTCTCACAAGGAGGCCGTTCTGATGTGTCCAAAATTGTGCCCTATTTTCCTATACAGTATAATGCgctggggccctggtcaaaagtagtgcaacaTATAGGGAATAAGATGTCATTTTGGATCTTACTATGTCCCCTAATACCCAAGGTACCCCAACATCATGTTGAGGTGTTCATTTGATGCCATTTTTTCAAAAGCCCTACAATGCCCTGTCAATATACACTGTGGGTCCAGAGTTATTCAACAGTTAAACATCTATGTTAACAATTTCAATAAACCACTGAGGGTGGTAATGAGGCCACAATGGAATTTAAGAAAGGTATAAATATACAATTCTCAACTTGATGAACCATGTCTGTACAACAATTCTTAAGTTCATTTTGAGTCTTTCCTTTTTTGTACCAAAATGTGTGAGGTGAAAGTTAGAGAAAACTGACTAAACTGTATTATTTAATATAGTTTTCATTTTGTTAACTTATATCTTGGTTTAAGAAATATTATGGATATCCTTACTTTGTCTTAACATATTATTTATTGCATGTTGGGATGTTATCTATGGCAAGGGATTTCAGAAACGTTCCTTGCCCAGGGTCCCCCACCAATGCAAACCGACAACCCCGGGACTCCCATCATTTGTTAGCaaaaagtaaaataatgtctTGTCTTATCATTAGGTGAATGATAATTGCAAGTGTaagtaatcaattttaaattaaTAGATTTGGTTTGGACTGTTTAATTATTTTAACCTAGCCGCAGTTCATTGCAAGTGTAAACTCGACTCAACTTGCTGTTGTGAAGCAAATTTTCTGCAACTCTATATATTTTTCCATTGAGTTGAGAGAACATTTAGCAGATTTGAAGCTAATTTCCagcaattctatgcattttgctGTGGCTATCGCTGTGTGCTTCTGCTCAAATATTATTAAATCAATGTGCATGTGCCCTGGAATTTTtgattctccctgactgtctagcttttatttgattgttagttctcaaagatgctACTACTACATAGTTCAATATATTTTCTGCATGCTTTCTATCTAGTTTAAATTGACACTGAAACTGTTTTTCCATCCTGAAATGGCGGCCTAAGAATTTTCTATACAAGAAACAACCCTGGTAATTAGCATCATATTAAAGGAATAATTCGAGATTATGACTATGAAGccatttatctacttccccagagtaaAATGATAGCATACTAGCTAGCATGCTAATggttcctgtagacttccagttaTTGTGCTCACggtagttagcattggctcgtgaAATTACCTCTAACGTCCTCCATACTGGACGCAGAGACTTAACAATAGTATCCACGATGGTATTCTGTTGTAGCAGCGATattcataaaaaaatatttttttcacatAAAATCTCCCAAAATATTTCCACCAAATTTGAAAACCCCTGATCTATGCGACGTTTAATAAACTAAGAGAATAATATAGTGGAGGctagatttttttgttgttgtaacagACATGCATTATTTTTGATGTTATTATTATAAGttttaaatgttgttgttttttattgcAAAAACAATTACTCTGATTGTGGGTGTTTGAAATATGATGTTTATTAATGTTAAATTATTTTATATGAACATGTTTGATAAAATGTTATGAACTCTTGTTCTAGAATGTAAACATATAATTATTCTAGTTACTTATTATTCCATACTCAATGGAGGCTAGGCTACTGCTAACATTTACAACATAAGATATGTTTCGGGAACTAGTGTGAATTGCGTTGTCAAGAACCTGTTGATTAATGCAGAAATGCACCCTTTggatcaatgtgtgtgtgtaaattcaGAATATGTTTGAATAAAATATTGCTACTGAAGAGAAAATCTCCATTCAATTGAGTTTATAACGTTATTCTATCCTTGTTGGCTGATTATCGTGACATTAATTACATCTGCTTACAATGGCAGTATTATGTCCTCATGCATAATAACCACTTATAAACATGTTATAATTATGTAATATAACATTTAGTAGGCTATAAACTACTTAGACAGGACTAAACTCTTTGGACAGATGCACTCGATTAATGGGCTTAATATCACACATCGTCAAAGCAGTGTAATTTGATGATTAGAACATTATTATTAGCCTACACATTAAGTATGTTaacatgcacactaataattcGATATTAACCTGATATTGCAGTAAGCAgagtatgtacatagtcacttaaacaccttactctgcttatcAAATCGGCATAAGGCCTAAATCTAAGTAAACATACGCCGATTAAAACACTTGGTTTTCTGAACAATCTTTTGAATTGTTATGACATAGTAATCTGAGTACAAGTGGTGTATTTGATCTGCGCATGTGCCAGCACCAGCAGGGCAAACCTCCCTCTTATGCGCGAATGAAGTGAGTTCACAAAAAATAAAAGTATGCATTTTAGAAATAGTTTTCATGTCCAGACTTTATATGTCCGAATTCAGAATCAAATATGCTTCACAAAAATGACATGGTCACTGTGTtagaacgtttattttgattggcgattttctgcatttatcaaaAGTCCCATCAGGTACTGAtgtcagatgtgtccatgtaaataGGATCATTAGGGAGTCGTTCTTCTCgcaaagcatgtaaacgtttTCAAcgaactattatattaatctgactatccaCTCACATGTTTGAAAAGGGCACAATAATGGCAAATGCCGTTTGCATTTACGCTTGTCAGGTTCAATCCCAACAGAGCGGTTCTAATATTGCAGCCTAATAAGAGCGGTTCTAATATTGCAGCCTAATCGAGAGGATGCTGTGGTAGAAAAGACAACTGTGTTTAGACTACTGAACATCAATAGCTGGGAAGTGACACCACGAAACTACTAATAGGCTACAACTAGGCTGTATGGCATGCTCCATATTTTGTGAGAAAAAAATCCACAGGCGAATATTGCATCCAACAGGTGTGGCCATGGGCTTTCTATCGCTGTGAGGTTTCGCTCGCGGGAAGGCTGTACCTCTCACACGTTGACAAGTTTCGGCGGGGAATTCCGTATTCTACATGGGCACTCTCTCTTCGACCCTCACGCGACGGAAAACGGCAGTTGTCTCCGTCATAGTCACCGAGCGAGAAGAACCGGTTTGGACAGCAGAGAACGAGGACCACCTGACCGAAGCTGGACCGAGCGCCGTCATTAAAAATGCGGTTCAAAAGGTCGCTCGAGAGATGCAGAAGGTGTCTGTCATCAGCGAAGAAGGCAAGTGCTGAAACTTTCGTTGCCCTTATCAACGCATCATCAACTGTAGTCAATGTGAATGCCAGTGCGCTGAATGGAGAATTAAAAAAGAGTCAAGTTTCTATATATTGTAGGCTAAACACTACATATATTGTGCACTTCAATAAAGGGCTTACGATTTAAAATATTTATGCAGGTATTTATGTCATTCAGTTCATTCAATGCTTCAACGTAATTAAcctacactaagtgtacaaaacattaagaaaactttCCTAATATGGAGtcggaaagcgttccacagggatgctggctccaatggctggatgtcctttgggtggtagaccattcttgatacacaggggaaactgttaagtgtgaaaaacccatcagcgttgcagttcttgacacaaacttgTGTGGTtaccaccataccaccataccctgttcaaaggcacttaaatatattgtcttgcccattcaccctctgaatggcacacatgcacaatccatgtcttaattgtctcaaggcttaaaactaCTTATTTGAGTTGCCTCCTCCCCGTCATCTATATtaattaaagtggatttaacaagtgctCAATAAGGGATATCAATAtgcgatcatagctttcacctggattcacctggtcagtctatgtcatggaaagagcagttgttcataatgctttgtacactcacattgtctctgacagactacaacttttaattgttttttttaataaacTGTAGAAAGTAATTAGTTCTgctaacattttttgggggggaaaccCGTTGCCTAGAACAATTCTAGTAACCCAACTCTGTAACGCTCGTCGTCGGTGGAAGGAAGAGtcgaccaaagcgcagcgtggacagttttcatgatatttattttcaagaaacactcaaacaaaaataacaaattcAAAAACGAAAGCAAACAGTTCCGCCAggcacagacactaaacagaaaataacaccccacaaaacccaaacggaaAATCACAACCTATATCTgaaccccaatcagagacaacgatagacagctgcctctgattgggaaccacactcggcaaaACAAcagagaaatagaaaacatagatttccccccagtcacaccctaacatagagaataaataaggatctctaaggtcagggtgtgacaaactcAAAGTATTCCAGTGTTCAATAGTTAAAGTACACTGAACaagaatataaatgcaacatgcaataatttcagttacagttcatttaaggaaattcatcaattgaaataaataaatgatgccCTATTTTATAGattccacatgactgggaatacagatatgcttctgttgatcacagataccttaaaaaagtgAAGTTGCTGGGTAttggagggaactggaacactaTCATACACGTCAATGTAGAGCATCCCaacaatgggtgacatgtctggtgagtatgcaggccatggaagaactgggacgttTTCAGCTTCACAACACAGATACATCAAGTAATTGTTACTCAGCTATCAATGTGACTGACTACTACTTTATTATTTTAAGAAAACAAGTAAAACATAATAGAATCCAGTAAGAACAACTTATTTAATAAATGTTAGATTGATTTTAAAATATTAAATAATCATAACTTGTAAAAACGCAATAACTTAACATTAGCAGAACACAAATATTTAAAGTTACATTTACTGAATAACTTAACATTGGTTAACAGTACTGAAAAACATTAAGTGAAAGAAATCATATTGACATATGAGTTAGTACCACTTTTATGATTTGAGTTCTACTGACCATTAAAGATGTTTGAGTAGGCACTACTCAATTTCTTTAATGAGTTAGGCAGTAACTTTTTACAGTGTAGGGTATCACCTTTATTTTTAATAAAAGCAAGATGAGTCTCAGAGGGTTTGTAGTAGCCTAAACACGATTTCATGTAGACCTCATTATCTCCCTATAGATAtagcctacactcttagaaacaaGGTGCTAAGTAGAACCCTATATGGTTCTTTGTTCCATAGGGGAACCCTTTGGTGCTAGGGAGAACCTAGAACCGTCTATAGTGGGTTCTTCATAGAACCCCCTGAatatggttctacctagaaccctaTATGACCGGTTTTTCTTTGGTGGGTTCTTCCTAGAAACCTCTATGAACAGTTCTGCCAGCCTTATTAAAATTACATtctttatgacaatacattacatatattGCAAGGCCTTTCTTTGTGGGCCTAGTTATACCCTAACACAGTGGTGTTAGAAAACCCCTGGTTTACAGatcacatcaggcctgcaagtcacattatgcgggcttgcaaagtgatgtatAAAATCACCCTACAATAGAGCATGTTTGTATATATGATTCTATGTAGAACCTTTCTTGCCTTCCAAATAACCCTTCTTGCCTTAAAAATAATAattcttgccttccaaagaataATCAAATAACCATTGCTTCCAAAAACTGTTCTTAGGATGTTAAAgattctaggtagaaccctttaccTTACAAAGAACCCTTGTCTTCTAAAAATTGTTATTCACATCAAAAATGTTCTTGGTAGAACCCTGTCCCTCCACAAAGAGCCCTTTTGGAACTTTGAGTGTGTCATTACCAGTGCTTGAAACTGCATGGGCAATCTTCAAAACTGTATGCTAAAAAGCCCAGTTACTTCCAGTCAGCCCAGACTGTATTTCCAAAGGTTTAGGCTAACATGTTGACCACTTCATGTCAGTTATCTCAACATTTAGGCCTACTAAACAATGCCCATGGTGAGTGCAGCACATAAACACAGTCCTTCCATTGGGACCCAGACCCACAGGACCTTGTTGCACCCTGCCACACACCCAAAGTGGAGTTGGCAAGCTGCATAGTGGCCTCTGAGACTTTGACAACATCATGCAGCTTGCACAACATCTTGAAGTAATTTTTCGAATTTGTATGGCCTCACCCTGGCACGTGCACCGATAAGGGTCTACCTGTGCCCGAGCACCTGCCCCTTTGCCCTCCCACTCACCAAGTGCccttttgggtggtggtataATTATATTTATT from Oncorhynchus masou masou isolate Uvic2021 chromosome 29, UVic_Omas_1.1, whole genome shotgun sequence harbors:
- the LOC135521145 gene encoding dual specificity protein phosphatase 19-like, which translates into the protein MQSLAQEIKTFSKTNLRKQCTRVTTLSGRRIIETWKGSTIHVVEDKSQPETACGYVQDNSWDVQVGVIKPYLLLGSQDAAHDFGTLRKYKVSHILNVAYGVENAFPDLFIYKTLSILDVPDTDITSYFQECSKFIDQANAEKGVVLVHCNSGVSRSASVVIGYLMSTEGKPFNDAFTLVKSARPATCPNPGFLEQLKGFKPKGGIEANGVGYA